The following proteins come from a genomic window of Rhizobium rhizoryzae:
- a CDS encoding alpha/beta hydrolase family protein: MKFISTASSSANRGTRPASTPVTFNGTIGLFEPAQGYVRPAAVLFANPWGLEDMCTRKFRRILAEELADEGIASLRFDYPFTGNALDEGAETANLNCWISAFSDAAQLVAQLSGCSRIVIVAQGIGSLVAARAMEEMQGVDAVVHLAPVTSGRAYVRELSMMSQVIKEKLDIDADDTADDGLVVAGIGIPKGIVEDLKQISLLKQVSTTRTRMLVFTRDTNPADMNYVDHLRLIGADVQSEIFDGYERLTTNPTLAIVPEAVVDKVVSWIAALYSTGRGQKAANTVTSSSHNGEGFTETPVRFGTNNRLVGILCTPRVAVAGKVAALLLSSGYDPMSGWARSSVRLARSLAAQGISSLRFDGANVADSPPIMGTSQQVLYDISQITDVEDAVTLLRRYEPQAAILAVGRCSGAHLGFQAARQNEQISGLVAVNPVVFEWPEGRSVDEALAQPIQSMSHYYQRLQGGEAFKRLLRGDVDIAVKTKQVGQAVFRKLAAPAVRLIGGMTRRERSVYSGFRLLAQRSAPVMLLYSANDVGLDEFNLFFGQEGDGLKNFPNIARMIVDNADHNFTPRHAFDQYLQAIIDMSNMLSGSNMIF; the protein is encoded by the coding sequence ATGAAATTCATATCAACTGCAAGTAGCTCTGCCAATCGCGGCACGAGACCTGCATCAACACCCGTTACATTCAACGGAACAATCGGCTTGTTCGAGCCTGCGCAAGGCTATGTACGCCCGGCTGCTGTTCTCTTTGCCAATCCCTGGGGCCTTGAGGATATGTGTACCCGCAAGTTTCGTCGGATCCTGGCGGAAGAGCTGGCCGATGAAGGTATTGCAAGCCTGCGCTTTGATTATCCATTCACTGGCAATGCCTTGGATGAAGGAGCGGAAACGGCAAATCTGAATTGTTGGATCAGTGCCTTTTCAGACGCCGCGCAGCTAGTGGCACAGCTTTCAGGATGCAGCCGCATTGTCATCGTAGCGCAAGGCATCGGAAGTCTTGTTGCCGCGAGGGCGATGGAAGAAATGCAGGGAGTTGATGCCGTTGTGCACCTGGCACCTGTCACATCAGGCCGCGCCTACGTACGTGAACTTTCCATGATGTCACAGGTCATCAAGGAAAAGCTGGACATTGATGCAGATGACACTGCCGACGACGGCCTTGTCGTTGCCGGCATAGGCATACCGAAAGGTATCGTAGAGGATCTAAAGCAGATCAGCCTCCTTAAGCAGGTATCCACTACCAGGACACGCATGCTTGTCTTCACGCGTGACACAAACCCGGCAGATATGAATTATGTCGATCATTTGCGACTGATTGGAGCAGATGTTCAATCGGAAATATTCGACGGATACGAACGTCTGACGACAAACCCCACCCTTGCCATTGTTCCAGAAGCTGTGGTCGACAAGGTCGTTTCCTGGATTGCCGCGCTTTATTCGACCGGTCGCGGGCAGAAGGCAGCAAATACCGTAACGTCGTCGTCACATAATGGAGAAGGCTTCACGGAAACACCTGTTCGCTTTGGCACCAACAACCGCCTTGTGGGAATTCTTTGCACGCCCCGAGTCGCAGTCGCGGGAAAGGTAGCAGCCTTACTACTGTCTTCCGGTTACGACCCAATGTCTGGATGGGCACGCTCTTCCGTTCGTCTTGCACGCTCCCTGGCCGCACAAGGAATTTCCTCCCTCCGCTTCGACGGTGCTAATGTGGCTGATAGCCCGCCAATCATGGGCACCTCGCAACAGGTTTTGTATGACATCTCGCAGATCACCGATGTCGAGGACGCTGTTACGCTGTTAAGGCGCTACGAGCCGCAAGCTGCGATCCTGGCCGTCGGGCGTTGTAGCGGAGCGCATCTGGGCTTTCAGGCCGCGCGGCAGAACGAGCAAATTTCCGGGCTGGTTGCGGTAAACCCTGTGGTATTTGAGTGGCCCGAAGGACGTTCCGTTGATGAGGCCCTGGCACAACCCATTCAATCCATGAGCCATTATTATCAGCGGCTTCAAGGGGGGGAGGCATTCAAACGCTTGCTGCGTGGGGATGTCGATATTGCCGTAAAAACAAAACAGGTAGGACAAGCTGTTTTTCGGAAACTGGCAGCCCCCGCAGTTCGCCTGATTGGAGGCATGACGCGACGCGAAAGATCCGTATATTCTGGTTTTCGCTTGTTGGCGCAACGATCAGCGCCTGTCATGCTTCTCTACAGCGCGAATGACGTTGGCCTTGACGAGTTCAATTTATTCTTTGGGCAAGAAGGCGACGGACTAAAGAATTTTCCCAATATTGCTCGTATGATCGTGGACAACGCTGACCATAATTTCACTCCACGACACGCGTTCGATCAATATCTGCAAGCCATCATTGATATGAGTAACATGCTATCTGGTAGCAACATGATATTCTGA